GGGGCCATTTATCATGACTCTTCTGCATCTGGGATGTGGTTTTTCATAGTGTACTTGCTGGCGGAGTGGAGAGATGTGGCCATGATGAGAGGAGAAGTGAAAGCTCCTGCTGCAATGTGGGAGGCCATTTATGGCGTAAGGGCAGCGATGCTCAgatcctggagcagagcacCAAGAAGAGGTAACCTCCATCCTGGATGGagtcagcagcagagctgcctgtttcCAGCTGGAAGCCAGAccttctctcccctgccctaGGGAATTTGATTAATTCTCTGTAGGCTGAGCCCTACAGCTCTGCCCcatgctccagccctgagctgcatTGCCCCAACGCGATcccaggggacactgagcagtTTCGGGGGTGTGGAGGGCAACGAGGTGGTGGCGCCTGGCCAATGGCAGGACGCCGGTGGCGTGGCAGTACTTTCCCCTCCACCGCACCTCAGCACActtctgcttcttcagaaaccagctgcatttttcctttgaagcGGAGCACAGCCCGCAGGGCCTCGGGGCAGCCCGGGGCATGGCCCAGAGTGTGGTCTATGCCGACCTGAAGTTCGCTGCTGCTCCCTCATCCACCGTCCCCGATGACGATGAAAGATCCTACGAGAACGTGCCGCTGGGGCCGGTGACagccgagcccagcccaggtgggAATCCGGCAGCAGCCGCTGCCGCGGGGATGCCCCGGCGCAGGGGGTGGCGGGGGACCAGGGGGCGATGCCTGCGGGTGCTCCTCTCTTGCAGGGCCCTGGACCCGGCGATGGCGTGTCCGCAGAGCGCTGCTGGCAGCCggcctgctcctgctgctgctgctggtggccgTCGTGGCCCTGGCGGCTTGCTGTGAGTCGGTCACTGCCGCgggctgtgagcagctgggAGGGCGGCACCAGGAGCGGGCGTCGGGCTGGGCGAGGGACGGGATGCGGGGGCTCTCGGGGAGGAGGGGTGCTGAGGCTGGGCTCCGCGGCGCTTGCGTGACCCCTACGAGCTGCCTTTCCCACTGCCTTTCCCGCTGCCCACCACTGCCTACCGCTATCTCCCCTTGGTCTCCCCTTGTCTTTTCCACTGCCTTCCACTGCCTTCCATTGCCTTCCCACTGCCTCCCACCGCTTCTCATGGTCTTGCCCCTGTCTACCCACTGCCTGCCAACCCCTCCAACTGCCTTCCACAGCCTTCTCATTGACTCTCCTTGTCTTCCCACTGTCTCCTACTGCCTTCCAATGTCTCCCCTTCACTCACCACCATTGAGATTTCCATTCCCTTCCCACTGGCACCCCCAGGACAATCTCCTCCTGTAGCCAGATACTCTTATCCTACTCTCCCTTGCAAGAGCCATGCCCCAGACAGGGCCCCATGCCCATGTTTCAGCTCACCCACTCTGTCCCCAGACTGGCAGGTCTCCCGCAGCCTGCAGGACACCTCCCGTGAGCACACGGCCGAGCAGGGCCGCCTGTCACAGGAgctgagggcacaggaacagagcctggagcagacAAAACTGGAGCTGACATGGGCCAGAGAAGAGCTGCAGCGAGCATGGCAAGATGGCAACATCACCCAGATGGAGCTGGAAAGCAGGAATGCTGAGCTGGGGAAAACCCAGGAGAATCTGGCTGTgttgcaggaggagctgcagggggtGCAGGGGAGGCTCAATGCCAGCGAGAGCACTGTGAGCAGCCTGCGTGCCTGCATGAACTCAGGTAGAGCCTGACGGGGTTGGGGCACAGGTGATGTTGCTGCTGTGAAGATGCAGGGGTTGAActcagccaggctgagctccccAAGCATCCATGGAAGGATGAGCGCCTGAACTGTGCCCCTGCCCCCAGATtgctgccccaggggctgggtACTCTTCAGGAGCAAATGTCTCTACATCTCAGTGGCAAAGAAAACCTGGATAGAGAGCCATCAAGACTGTTCAGGGAAATCTGCTCAACTGCTGGCCCAAGACAGCTGGCCAACCTTGATAGTGCCGGTACGGAGCAGGGGGGCTGTGGTACCCCAAAAGggtggagctgggcagagccccacaaggccagctgcagcaggataTGTGGGGTGCCAGGGTGGCACCATGAGCCCCTGTTCCCATCTTGGCAGTGTGAGAGAAGaagcacagccagcctggggtTCCTGGGCACCTGGCAAGTGCTGGTCATGAAGCAGTTGGCTGACAGCTTCTTTCCCCCCTAGCATTTTGTGCATGAATCTAATGCAAGCTACTGGATTGGAGCAAGAGCTTTCCATGAAATAAGGAGAACTTCTGTGTGGACGGACCACAGATACCTCCTGTAAGTGCAAGGGTCCATGGCACAAGCACCTGCCCTTTAGAAAGGTGCTGTTTTGCTCCTGTGACACATTTCAATAAAAGGGTTGATGGTCCCATGAGCAGTGCCCCAAGGGAGGGGGGTGAGGGTAGAGCCAAGCTGTGGGGTGCAGTACCAAATATCCAAGTGGCAGAgaagaagagcaggaggaggcatGTGACACTTCCTCAGGCTGATCTCTGTGCCAGGTGCCTTGcccaccccagcagcactgggatcTATGGGAAGTGGTGTCCACAGTGAGGAGGCTGTCACTGCCTGCTCTGAGATGTGCCCTCTCTCCTAGGAAACGCCATATTCCAGACTGCTCATCAGTAGTTAATGGGGAAATATGGAATAAGAATTGTTTGTATCACTTCCAGTGGATCTGTGAGAAATCTCCAAAGCTGAGCAGTGCATCTACAACCCGACCTCCTTTTCTGGCCAAGGACTgactgctgctgccatcccctccATCACTGGATTCAGGAACAGTACATGAGGATGCACCCTGAGATCCTGTCCCCTGGGCACACTTTGTCTCAATTGTGTTGCAAAACTGCTGGGAAAAAGTGTCTCTATTTTAGAGCAAGGAGTATGAAAAATAGACCTTATTCCCCTCTCCCACACTCATGCATACACTGCTTTGCACTGTGCCACTGCATATCCCTGTGTGCCCTGGTCAGTGCAGCTCTGACCCAGGTCTCCAGtgcacagctcagctcccaccTTCTTTGTTATCCCAAGGTGGTGCAGGATCTGCCATTTGCATCTTTTTGGAGCTGGGGGTTGACACACTGATGTTCTCAACCTGTCCATTTTGGAGAGACCTGTGGATTTACAGCCTGTCCCTTCTCTCAGCATTGACAGctctttcttctgccttcaTCACCTGCCCAGGGCTTTGGGCTAGGTCCTGCCTGGAAAGGGTGCTGACAGTGGTGCCATCAGCACAAGAAAATGCCAAGAAGCCCTGAGACCATATAGGAAGTGGAGGAGTGCTGGGGAACTTTGAGAACATGGTGGATGAATGAGGAAACTCTGAAACCATGGGAGGACAGCAAAGGCAATGAAGAGCCCTAAGACTGTGAGAGGTGAATGTGGGTATCCTGAGACTATGGAAAGAAAGGGGGTGCAGTGGAACTCCAGATGAGGATGGTCCTGAAAAAAGGGAGGTGCACTGACAAGACagtgagagagaggaaggagcactggagagacaggaacacagggaaaagaggaCACCCTGCCACCAAGGGGGAAAGATCCCCAAGAATGTGGTGTGACTTTACCTGCCAAAGGAAGGTGATGAGAACCCCCTGTCCAGGACCCAGCTGGGGTGTAGGGGTGAGTCCAGAAGCAGGGCTAACCCTCTCGGTCTCACTCAGTGTCTGTGCAGAGAAGGGAATGTGTTGGCAACCATTTTGCTAAGCTGGACTTAGCAAAACAGCCAGCAAGGCTTCACCACAAGTCCTGCCCAACCAACCCAGTGGCCTTCTACAATGAAGCAATTGCATTAGTGAACAAGGGAAGGGCTACACAAGCCTTCTATTTGGCCTTCTGTAAAGACTTAAACACAGTCCCCCTCTAAATTTGAGAGAATGGATTCAATGGGTGAACTACTCAGTGAGCAAGGATCAACAGCTGCATCCAGAAGATAGTGGTCACTGCCTCAGTGTCCTGATGTGGACTGATAATGCTGGCCCTCAGGAATCCACCTTGGCACCAATGTTAGTACTTTTGTCTACAACGTGAACAGTGGGTTCAACTGCACCCTCAccaagtttgcagatgacaccaagaTGAGGTGTGAGAACACACCTGAAAAATGGGATGGCATCCAGAGAGACCTGGACAAGCTTGAGGAGCGGCTCATGTGAATATCATGAGAtttaacaaggccaagtgctggtgctgcacctgggcagggacaacCCCCagtatcagcacaggctgggcatgaccagagccagagcagccctgcccagaaggacttgggggtgctggtgggtgagaggctggacatgccccggccatggcactgacagcccagagagccaaacgtgtcctgggctgcatccagagccccgtgggcagcaggggagggaggggattctgcccctctgctctgctctggtgacacccacctggagctctgcatccagagctggggTCCCAGCATGGGAAAGACAGGGACCTGTGGGAGCGAATCTAGAGGAGGCCATCAAGATTATCACAGtgatggagcacctctgctgtgaagagaattgggattgttcagcctggagaagagaagtcTTCAGGGAAAACTTATTGTGGCATTTCAGTACCAAGAGGAGCCAtaagaaagctggagagagactttaCACAAGGGCTTGTGGCAAAAGCACAAGGGAAAATGGCTTTAGACTGAGAGGGCAGTTCTTAAGAGAACTTCCATAGGAGACTAATGGAGCCACCCCAATGGCATGGCAAGGCTGGGACAGGATTGCAATTCCCCTGAAAAGTCAGCTATCATGCAAAACAAAGACTTGCTTGTACTGGAGAGTCCAGACgtcctccctgctcccaaacCCTGAGCTCCAGCCTCTACAGCCCACAGCATTGTAGTTGCCACTACAAGGACACACTGCAGACCCCATCCAGCCTCTGGTTCATGGTTTCCCCAGGCTTGCTCAGCATGGCTGCTTACTTGCCCATCTTGatgtcttccttctcctttcttcccagcTGCATGATTTGCACTTTTACCCCCTCCAGTATCAGCAGGCTGCAATCAAACTCTTTCTCCAGGCCTCTCTGTACCCCAGTCCTACCCTCCAGTATACACACTACTGGTTTGGTATTGTCCCCCCAGCTGCCTGAAGCCACCCTCTACCCATCATCAAATGCACTGATGAAGGCTTCAAGGAGTATAAACCCCAGGATGAACTTTTCAGTGATTGCCAAGGGAATAAGGGTGTTCCTGACACCCACTGCAGCCCTCACATCATTTAGGTTTTCCACCTGCCCTCTTCTCCTGCCCTTGGTAAATCCTGCCTGGCTTTTGCACGCCCAGGAGGTGTGCTACATCTTCTTCCTGGTATCAAGGAGGAGGAACAAAGCTCAGCTCTGGACAGGTGATGTAGGGATAAGAAAGGGCAagacaggagccagcagcaaatAGTGGTGGAGACAAGGTGCAGCCAGGAAAACTAACAGAGTCCTCCTCAAAGGGACACGAATGACACCATCTTACCTACGTTCACCAAACCACCCTGGAtggaaggcagcagaggtgaGCTGGTACAATGTCCCCTTGTAGAGGAGTACCTCTACTCCAGGTAGCTGGGCTTGCAAGGTGCAGTTAGAGATGCAGACGGAAGTGCAGATTGAGCTTTGGGTGGGAGCCTGAGGCAAGAGGCTGTGAACTCCCAGCCTTTGGAAAGGGCAGGAAGATGAGTGGTGTCAGATATATGGACGCTGAGAGACATGGCATAAGCTAGGAATTGCTGGCCTTTTGGATAATGAAGGAAATGGGTGACAAATGGAAGATGGATGGACACAGAGGGGGCAGGAGAAGAgaacagaggaggaggagcaggggttGAGCACAAGCAGACATTGAGGGGATAAAAGCCATGGGGTTCCTTTGTTGGGCATCCTTCCTCAGAGGAACCATCTCAAGCTGTTTCTGTGTTACTGTGCTGTGAATAAATTGCTTTGTGGAACAAGACATCTGAGACTCTTCCAAGGGAAACCTGCAACAAGATGAGTGCCCATGGACATCACCCCATGGTCTCACTGCCATCACCCAGTGCTCACCCTGTGCTGGGGTATCCCTGTGGCAGTGAATGCAGCTGGGTTCTCACCCAGGCTGGCCACtgtcagcaccagcctcagcagcaggtTCTTGTAGTGAATGTCATCCTCATCAGCAGGGCACATGGGGGCAGTGAGCAGGGGCCTCAGAAAACTGCAGGACAGTGTAAGCCATGcaggcagctgggcagcagcattCCAGGAACCCAGTCCTGTCCTTCTCCATTGTGGTCAGGTGGCAGAGTGTGGCTAAGCCCATAGTGTGTAGAGACACCTTCAtgtgcagaaaagcagaagtacTTGCTCTATTTGcaaaaagtgggttttttcctgcatatGCTCTCACTTTAGGGGGTGGGAGGTGAATGAgcttcctcctgctcagcaTCCTCTGCATCCAGGTCCCCAGGCTGTAAAGAGCCCAAGCCCATGGATACAGGCCACAGCAGGGCTACATTTCCCCGCGTATCACCTTCCACTTCCCAGTTCTGCTCAGGCTGACAGGGTACACTGGTTGTGGGGGGCTTGCTCTTTTGAATGTGTTGGGAGGAGTCCCAGCGAGGACTGTGTGCTAGAGCTCCAGGTTGCTGGAATAACCCAGTGGTCTataccaaaaccagaacagcCTCTGGGACCAAACAACTCCAAATCAGGCTCTAGCAGGCCTTTTAGGCTCTCACACAtcacacccacaaaacaaagtGGAGATGTTTGCTGGAACCTCCTCAGACTGGGCAGGCACCAGCAAAaaagctgctgcccagcccaaGTCGTCCATGGTACTACAGAGGCAAAGGGTCACCTCTCAGCAACCTGCCCTGAGAAGCGAAAACCCTAGGCAATCACCACAATCAGAAAGGCCAGAGCTTTCATGGGACCTGTGCCAgcctgcacaggagctgcttcACACCGTGGGGGTGCTTGGATTGCTGCTGGCTCAGTGCTGGCTCCtggccacagagcagcagatgcAAATTTCCACTCATCAGTCTTGCAATCGAGTCTGAGAGCTGGAAGATGCACCTCCGTCCTACCACCCACATAACCCAAACCCAGCTACAGTAATTGTCAGAATTTATTGGCAAAGTGCAGAGTTCCAGAGGGTAAAGAGGTCTGggccaggaggcagcagagcctgggaaagTCCAtgcactggggacagccagagaACAGGGTGGTGGCACAAGCTGGGGGTCACCACAGCCATCAGGGCCTCACACAGCTGTAGGTGGTGTTTCCccagaggaaggcaggaggtgAGGACTGGATCCACTGCAGGGTGGCTGCACTCTGCTTGCAGACCCATCTGAGGGCTTCCGTGCATGCACCACCCAGAAGTCCCAAACCTGACACCCTACCACAGGCCTGGAAAGATCTGGTGTAGCGCTGGATTGGGAAGATCCTGCAAGGGAAGGAGTGGGCTGAgatgggatgggcaggaagAACTGAGGCTGTCCCATCAGCAACTCCTGCACCTGGGGACCAGATACtgcacagggatgctgtgggggCAAAGTTCACCCTCCCCATGGAACATTGTCTCCTGCCAGCCTCTTCCCAGTTAGGCCACATGCCCAGAtgcccccagccccatcacTCACAAAGTACCCCAGATCAATCCTAGCAGGGCTCAGCACAAACCAGACTGGGACCCTGCTTTTGCAGgatcccctgcagcccctcacccaGACAGAGTGTGGGCACCAGGGTAAGGCCCCTGCTAAATATGCCCCTTCCCTAAAATGCCCCAATGCAgtcctggaaagaaaagaggtaGCCAAAGTACGCATCACATCCCTGCAGGCTTGTCCCCATCACCACCCCAAGCCCTGATGCTGGACCCTCAGCCCACCTATTTGGGAACAAACTGATAGCCTCACCCTTCCAGTGTGGTGCCATCCAGCCACTTCCAGTCAGACCTGAAGCCATCCTGCTTCAGCCCAACATGAAAAACATCCATGTTAGCCGTGCGCAACAGGAAAGCCTAGCACAGGAGAGGACCCACATGAGCCTCTAGGGGTGACATCCAGCCTAGCCACACAaggaggctgtgctgcacaggcacagcattgccagctccctgcctggAGACTGTGCTAGGCTTTGGGCTCATGGGCCAAGAAGCTGAGACAATGTTGTGCATGGGTGACTGCTGAGGGACCATGAGGTAGTCATCAGGACAGCCCAGTGCTCACAGGGAGTTGGACAGGTCAGGCTGGGTGCACTCACCAGGGTGGTGTTGGCTTGAATGGTGACCAGCTGTGCCCCTCTGGAACAGCagtcctctctgctctgctcccagctctttTTGGTAGAGGAGAAGTAGTAGCACTGCCCTGCATCCCAGAGCCAGCCAACTGGGCAAAACTGGCATCGCCCTGCACACCAGAAACACAGCAGGTGTGATGGGgcagctggcaggggctgccaccAGCCCAAGGGACCAGGAGAGTGACGGCAGGCAGTCAGGGCAACAACCAACCCATTGTGTTTGCATGTCTGCCCCACAGAAACCACTCTGCGCTTGCCCTCACTTGGGAACCCAGCTCCAACCCACCTGTCCCACAGCCCTTGGAAGAGGGACTAGTTACAAGAGCATGCTGGCATTGAGCAGAGTGGGCAGCTGCGGGCTTGGGGACGTGATACAAACAGTTTCCAGTGTGCTGGGAAATCACTTAAGGTTTCAGCTACACCAGAAGCTGATGTCAtctggcacagggatgctgatGGCATCCATGAGCCTGGTGCTGGTGTTGTGCTCAGGTAACACTGAGCCATCTGGGATTATCTCTTCTAAAGGGGTCCCAGCCTGTTCAGCAGTGCTAGGGCAGCTCTCCAAGCCACAAACTGGGGGACAGGCAGTAAAGGTGAAGGAATATGTAGGGACAGAGCTCAGGGAAACATCCTCAAGTATGGGCAGATCCTGCTGCTTGAAAGAAGAAGGCACTCTCCAAACCTTATCCAGGAGCCTACCAGGCTCTCTTACCTTCCAGTGTCTGTTTCCCATAGCTGGAGCTCTCCTCTATACTCCAGAGACTGTGTGTGCAGCTTGTTTGTTGTTGCACTGAATCTACAGCAGAAGAGCATAGGTGTGTCCCAGCAACTctgggctcctgctcccagcagcacccagtgTTCTCTCCCACAGGACAGCTTCATGGTGGTAGGTGAGGTGTCTCCTGTTTTAGGTACACCAAGTGTACCAAGGTCCTTGCATATTTTGCTGTGCTTGGGAGCCCTCCACGCAACAGGCTTTtctgggaagtgctgctgtcttttatttcagtatcagtgctctccctcctgcctttctttCACTGCCATGTGATGGAGTGTC
The genomic region above belongs to Sylvia atricapilla isolate bSylAtr1 chromosome Z, bSylAtr1.pri, whole genome shotgun sequence and contains:
- the LOC136374588 gene encoding LOW QUALITY PROTEIN: B-cell differentiation antigen CD72-like (The sequence of the model RefSeq protein was modified relative to this genomic sequence to represent the inferred CDS: inserted 1 base in 1 codon); the protein is MAGRRWRGSTFPSTAPQHTSASSETSCIFPLKRSTARRAXGAARGMAQSVVYADLKFAAAPSSTVPDDDERSYENVPLGPVTAEPSPGPWTRRWRVRRALLAAGLLLLLLLVAVVALAACYWQVSRSLQDTSREHTAEQGRLSQELRAQEQSLEQTKLELTWAREELQRAWQDGNITQMELESRNAELGKTQENLAVLQEELQGVQGRLNASESTVSSLRACMNSDCCPRGWVLFRSKCLYISVAKKTWIESHQDCSGKSAQLLAQDSWPTLIVPHFVHESNASYWIGARAFHEIRRTSVWTDHRYLLKRHIPDCSSVVNGEIWNKNCLYHFQWICEKSPKLSSASTTRPPFLAKD
- the LOC136374385 gene encoding killer cell lectin-like receptor subfamily G member 1 gives rise to the protein MEEGVIYADLRFPPTPAPQQRVRLPWCWAALSLSLLSLMLLLAQIILVSLSFHYSVQQQTSCTHSLWSIEESSSYGKQTLEGRCQFCPVGWLWDAGQCYYFSSTKKSWEQSREDCCSRGAQLVTIQANTTLAFLLRTANMDVFHVGLKQDGFRSDWKWLDGTTLEGIFPIQRYTRSFQACGRVSGLGLLGGACTEALRWVCKQSAATLQWIQSSPPAFLWGNTTYSCVRP